From Apium graveolens cultivar Ventura chromosome 9, ASM990537v1, whole genome shotgun sequence, the proteins below share one genomic window:
- the LOC141685272 gene encoding uncharacterized protein LOC141685272, with translation MDRRTWMYKISRATHEYISGVKHFIECAEKHAKGDMIMCPCYDCYNLKKFPTVDTVRDHLFRRGFMDDYTRWIWHGEGIHSRTTETYTRNDESFGDGTPENKEDDVENDRVEEMIEDLEDFLKHQPKILESLVDGSKKLLYPGCNDQFTRLSTTLKLCKLKVKNGWSDKSFTEMLKLLADILPPNNELPISTYEAKKILCPMSMNVKKIHACINDCVLFRHEYEHLQTCPKCGASRYKRERNYSSSVDKKRPPAKVLRYLPVVERFKRLFENITDAKLMRWHKEGRKLDGMLRHPGDSPQWRTIDGKFPEFGREVRNLRLGLCADGMNPYHTLSSQHSTWPVLLTIYNLPPWLCMKRKYIMLTLLIPGPKEPGNNIDIYLQPLIEDLKLLWDEGERVYDAFSQTDFTLRAMIFCTISDFPGYRNLSGYTMKGATIDLRLNNCKKNVYMGHRTFLPLNHPYRKRKKSFDGTVETRVARLPLTGSEVLERVKDIDVVLGKLYKKPTPNSIWKKKSIFWDLPYWEHLQVRHCLDFMHIEKNVYESLVGTLLNIPGKSKDGMKARLDMQEMGIRVELAPQQSGKRAYLPPACYTLSRKEKISFCKCLSSMKVPSGYSSNPKSIVSMKDLKLVGMKSHDCHVLMQHLLPVAIRGILPKHVRLVITKLCFFFNAICSKVIDPMTLDTLQADIIVTLCEFEMSFLHSFFDIMVHLVVHLVREIKIYGPLYLRQMYPFERFLCILKAYMRNRRLPEGSIVEGYSVEETIEFCTDYLASTDPVGIQRSRHEGRLEGQGT, from the coding sequence ATGGATCGTCGTACATGGATGTACAAAATATCACGGGCGACCCATGAGTATATTAGTGGCGTCAAGCACTTCATTGAATGTGCGGAGAAACATGCAAAAGGGGACATGATCATGTGTCCTTGTTACGATTGTTATAATTTAAAAAAGTTTCCTACTGTTGACACAGTGCGTGATCATTTATTCCGACGGGGTTTCATGGATGATTATACTAGGTGGATTTGGCATGGAGAGGGAATACACTCTAGAACAACGGAGACATATACAAGGAATGATGAAAGTTTTGGAGATGGTACGCCTGAAAATAAAGAAGATGACGTGGAAAATGATAGGGTCGAGGAGATGATCGAAGATCTTGAAGATTTTCTAAAGCACCAACCAAAAATTCTTGAGAGCTTGGTTGATGGTTCCAAAAAACTCCTCTATCCAGGGTGCAATGATCAGTTTACTAGGTTATCAACAACCTTGAAATTATGCAAGCTTAAAGTGAAGAACGGGTGGAGTGACAAGAGTTTCACAGAAATGCTAAAACTTCTCGCTGACATACTCCCTCCGAATAACGAGCTTCCCATTTCCACCTATGAGGCGAAGAAGATATTGTGTCCCATGAGTATGAATGTAAAGAAGATTCATGCTTGTATAAATGATTGTGTGTTGTTTCGCCATGAGTATGAACATctacaaacttgtccaaagtGCGGAGCATCTAGGTACAAGCGGGAGAGAAATTATTCTTCGAGTGTTGATAAAAAAAGGCCTCCTGCGAAGGTGCTGCGATATTTACCCGTAGTGGAGCGATTCAAACGCCTTTTTGAAAATATCACTGACGCAAAGCTTATGAGGTGGCATAAGGAAGGAAGAAAATTAGATGGGATGCTCAGACACCCTGGTGACTCTCCACAGTGGAGAACCATTGATGGAAAGTTCCCGGAATTTGGCAGAGAAGTTAGAAATTTACGACTTGGGCTTTGTGCGGATGGCATGAATCCGTATCACACTTTAAGCTCTCAACATAGCACTTGGCCGGTTCTTCTGACAATTTATAACTTGCCTCCTTGGTTATGCATGAAGCGCAAGTACATCATGTTGACATTGCTAATCCCCGGTCCTAAAGAACCCGGAAATAATATCGATATTTATCTTCAGCCACTTATTGAAGATCTAAAGTTATTGTGGGATGAAGGTGAGAGGGTATATGATGCATTCAGCCAAACAGATTTCACTTTACGTGCCATGATTTTTTGTACCATAAGTGATTTTCCAGGTTATAGAAACCTTTCAGGATACACTATGAAAGGAGCTACAATTGATCTTCGTTTAAACAATTGTAAAAAGAATGTTTATATGGGTCATCGTACATTTCTTCCCCTTAATCACCCGTATCGTAAGAGGAAAAAGTCTTTTGACGGGACTGTCGAGACTCGAGTGGCTCGTTTACCATTAACGGGGAGTGAGGTTTTGGAACGTGTTAAAGATATTGATGTTGTACTTGGAAAGTTGTATAAAAAGCCAACTCCAAATAGTATTTGGAAGAAGAAATCTATATTTTGGGATCTTCCATACTGGGAACACTTGCAAGTTAGACACTGTCTGGATTTCATGCATATTGAAAAAAATGTATATGAAAGCCTTGTCGGGACATTGTTGAATATACCCGGTAAGTCAAAGGATGGAATGAAAGCCAGATTAGACATGCAAGAGATGGGTATACGAGTAGAATTAGCACCACAACAATCAGGAAAGCGTGCATATCTACCTCCAGCTTGTTATACTCTGTCTAGAAAAGAAAAAATCAGCTTCTGTAAGTGTTTATCTAGTATGAAAGTTCCATCTGGATATTCCTCAAACCCAAAAAGCATTGTCTCAATGAAAGATTTGAAGTTGGTAGGAATGAAGTCACATGATTGTCACGTGTTAATGCAACATCTATTACCGGTTGCAATTCGAGGCATATTACCGAAGCATGTGCGATTGGTCATCACGAAACTGTGTTTCTTCTTCAATGCTATATGTAGTAAAGTGATTGATCCCATGACATTGGATACTTTGCAAGCAGATATAATTGTTACACTTTGTGAGTTTGAAATGTCTTTTCTACACTCATTTTTTGACATAATGGTGCATTTAGTGGTTCATCTTGTGAGAGAGATTAAAATTTATGGTCCGTTATATTTGCGGCAAATGTATCCTTTCGAGAGATTCTTGTGTATCTTAAAAGCATACATGAGAAATCGACGTCTGCCTGAAGGTAGCATAGTTGAAGGGTATTCAGTTGAAGAGACTATTGAATTTTGTACTGATTATTTAGCATCTACCGATCCAGTCGGAATTCAAAGATCTCGGCATGAAGGAAGACTTGAAGGTCAGGGTACATAG
- the LOC141684857 gene encoding glucan endo-1,3-beta-glucosidase, acidic-like, protein MDQNNVQNFPDINFRYIVVGNGVPTQDQHSIEYREFLLTAMKNIQNAVSSCGLQNKIKVSIALDHSVILKQIRPPSNAEFDDKYFIGDIIQLLKNNNAPFIVNIHPYYSYAFNKPEIPLELNKDSQTSGDIRLRYAYFRSPSVLVKDGQLGYKNAFDAMVDAVYSALEKADASSLDVVVSETGWPTAGGPQATAYNARLYNNNLIKRSKSNGSPKRPKKPVETYIYNLFDENQRSEMERHWGIFEANKQAKYPITFAS, encoded by the coding sequence ATGGATCAAAACAACGTCCAGAACTTCCCAGACATCAACTTCAGGTATATTGTTGTTGGAAATGGTGTGCCTACACAAGACCAACACAGTATCGAGTATAGAGAGTTTCTGCTCACGGCCATGAAAAACATTCAAAATGCGGTTTCCTCATGCGGTCTACAAAACAAAATCAAAGTCTCCATAGCCCTTGATCATTCAGTTATTCTGAAACAAATTCGCCCACCATCAAATGCCGAATTTGACGACAAATACTTTATTGGGGACATAATCCAATTGTTAAAGAACAATAACGCACCGTTTATTGTAAACATTCACCCATATTATAGCTATGCATTCAACAAACCCGAAATTCCTCTAGAATTAAACAAAGATAGCCAAACCTCAGGTGACATACGTCTCCGATATGCATACTTCAGATCTCCCTCGGTTTTGGTTAAAGACGGTCAACTAGGATACAAAAATGCGTTTGATGCAATGGTTGATGCGGTATACTCTGCACTGGAGAAGGCTGATGCTTCTTCATTGGATGTCGTCGTGTCGGAAACGGGATGGCCTACTGCTGGAGGACCTCAAGCTACAGCATATAATGCAAGACTTTACAACAATAATTTAATTAAGCGAAGTAAGAGCAATGGGTCTCCAAAAAGACCAAAGAAGCCTGTAGAAACTTATATATATAACTTGTTTGATGAAAATCAAAGGAGCGAAATGGAAAGGCACTGGGGGATATTTGAGGCAAATAAACAAGCCAAGTACCCCATCACTTTTGCTTCTTAG